A genome region from Microtus ochrogaster isolate Prairie Vole_2 chromosome 1, MicOch1.0, whole genome shotgun sequence includes the following:
- the Tmem30b gene encoding cell cycle control protein 50B: MTWSATARGAHQPDNTAFTQQRLPAWQPLLSAGITLPLFFCAGLAFIGLGLGLFYSSNGIKELEYDYTGDGGTGNCSLCAAEGQGRAPPPNCSCAWYFSLPELFPGPVYLYYELSNFYQNNRRYGVSRDDAQLSGLVSALRHPANECAPYQLSATGLPIAPCGAIANSLFNDSFTLWHQRQPGGPYVEVPLDRTAIAWWTDYHVKFRNPPLVNGSLALAFRGTAPPPNWHRPVYELSSDPNNTGFINQDFVVWMRTAALPTFRKLYARIRQGNYSAGLPRGAYRVNITYNYPVRAFGGHKLIILSNISWMGGKNPFLGIAYLVVGSLCILMGFVMLVVYIRYQDQDDDDNDDE; the protein is encoded by the coding sequence ATGACCTGGAGCGCCACAGCGCGGGGCGCGCACCAACCCGACAACACTGCCTTCACGCAGCAGCGTCTCCCCGCCTGGCAGCCGCTGCTCTCGGCCGGCATCACGCTGCCTCTCTTCTTCTGCGCAGGCCTGGCTTTCAtcggcctgggcctgggcctcttCTACTCCTCCAACGGCATCAAGGAGCTGGAGTACGACTACACCGGCGACGGCGGCACCGGCAACTGCTCGCTTTGCGCCGCCGAGGGCCAGGGCCGCGCCCCACCGCCCAACTGCTCGTGCGCCTGGTACTTCTCGCTACCCGAGCTCTTTCCGGGCCCCGTCTACCTCTACTACGAGCTGTCCAACTTCTACCAGAACAACCGGCGCTACGGCGTGTCCCGCGACGACGCGCAGCTCAGCGGCCTGGTCAGCGCGCTGCGCCACCCGGCCAACGAGTGCGCCCCCTACCAGCTCAGCGCCACCGGCCTGCCCATCGCGCCCTGCGGCGCCATCGCCAACAGCCTCTTCAACGACTCCTTCACTCTGTGGCACCAGCGCCAGCCCGGGGGACCCTACGTCGAGGTGCCTCTCGATCGCACCGCCATCGCCTGGTGGACCGACTACCACGTCAAGTTCCGCAACCCGCCCCTGGTGAACGGCAGCCTGGCGCTGGCTTTCCGCGGCACGGCGCCGCCGCCCAACTGGCACCGGCCGGTTTACGAGCTCAGTTCTGATCCCAACAACACCGGCTTCATCAACCAGGACTTCGTGGTGTGGATGCGCACGGCGGCGCTACCCACCTTTCGCAAGCTGTACGCGCGCATCCGTCAGGGCAACTACTCGGCCGGCCTGCCCCGGGGTGCCTACCGTGTCAACATCACCTACAACTACCCGGTGCGCGCCTTCGGCGGCCACAAGCTCATCATCTTAAGCAACATCTCATGGATGGGTGGCAAGAACCCTTTCCTGGGCATCGCCTACCTGGTCGTCGGCTCCCTCTGCATCCTCATGGGCTTTGTCATGCTGGTCGTCTACATTCGCTACCAGGACCAGGACGATGATGACAACGACGACGAGTGA